The following coding sequences lie in one Angustibacter luteus genomic window:
- a CDS encoding amino acid ABC transporter permease: MTDHAASSPGTGDRPGAIDAVPVRHPGRIVAIVIIAILAAMFVHLLTNPAFKWHFVFEAMIQQPVINGLVRGTLLVTVCSMIFGVVLGVILAVMRLSPNKILSYTAWTFTWFFRAIPRYVLLFIIGNLAILLPRIEIGIPFDWVATNLLGIDQSVRFFGFGTTVIGATVIGGILGLGLSEAAYMAEIARAGIMSVDKGQNEAAEALGMSRGKAMRRVVLPQAMRVIVPPTGNETIAMLKDTSLLIALPLNAELFFQLRSIGSRTFQVFPVAIAATLWYLIMCSVLMIGQYFLERRFGRGFGSSPKANAHPGATPTAAGLTVTGNK, from the coding sequence GTGACCGATCACGCTGCGTCGAGCCCCGGGACGGGTGACCGTCCCGGGGCCATCGACGCGGTGCCGGTGCGCCACCCCGGCCGGATCGTGGCCATCGTCATCATCGCGATCCTGGCGGCGATGTTCGTCCACCTGCTGACGAACCCCGCCTTCAAGTGGCACTTCGTCTTCGAGGCGATGATCCAGCAGCCGGTGATCAACGGCCTGGTCCGCGGCACGCTGCTGGTCACGGTCTGCTCGATGATCTTCGGCGTCGTGCTGGGGGTCATCCTGGCCGTGATGCGGTTGTCGCCCAACAAGATCCTCTCGTACACCGCGTGGACCTTCACCTGGTTCTTCCGGGCGATCCCGCGGTACGTGCTGCTCTTCATCATCGGCAACCTGGCGATCCTCCTGCCGCGCATCGAGATCGGCATCCCGTTCGACTGGGTCGCAACCAACCTGCTCGGCATCGACCAGAGCGTGCGGTTCTTCGGCTTCGGCACCACGGTGATCGGCGCGACGGTGATCGGCGGCATCCTCGGGCTGGGGCTGTCCGAGGCGGCCTACATGGCCGAGATCGCCCGAGCGGGGATCATGAGCGTCGACAAGGGGCAGAACGAGGCGGCCGAGGCGCTCGGCATGAGCCGGGGCAAGGCGATGCGCCGGGTCGTGCTTCCGCAGGCGATGCGGGTGATCGTCCCGCCCACCGGCAACGAGACGATCGCGATGCTGAAGGACACCTCGCTGCTGATCGCGCTGCCGCTGAACGCGGAGCTGTTCTTCCAGCTGCGCTCGATCGGCTCCCGGACGTTCCAGGTCTTCCCGGTCGCCATCGCCGCGACCCTCTGGTACCTGATCATGTGCAGCGTGCTGATGATCGGCCAGTACTTCCTGGAGCGCCGGTTTGGCCGAGGCTTCGGCAGCTCCCCCAAAGCCAATGCGCACCCCGGCGCCACGCCGACCGCCGCCGGCCTCACCGTGACCGGGAACAAGTGA
- a CDS encoding DUF6297 family protein, translated as MAVALSPEVPARTVRQQLRKARRASVAARPVTEVLQDLYVTAFGIVLISVMVGPLARDALQDVVDHGGAGQAPHALVPALGIALGLVFVGTGVRALNLVGPVVCDPARATWLLASPVSRAGLLGAAAGAALAGTAFVGALGGLAVGLLLSWPGVASAVVGGFAAALLGLLAIGLQGRRTGGRWMRWGGDALALLAVPVLVAGLLGVDAQPATPSARTAGLVALALGLLLVLCATRLSRVLARLRRTDMVAGTGLATGLRATVTALDGSFVAETLRLRRLLERGVVGSKPLRGSGFNALVAADVRRVSRASRGPLAALGATTLAWAAEDLYGRLGSVVVLLVVCWAGAGASAAGLRTVTRSRGLARSLPLADQDLRQAHLVVPALVAAVVAEVGCLLTGRPSWWTLVLTLLAAAGVLRTAAGRPDIKWELQATSPMGALPVGAFTAFLVGPDVVVVAALPFLVGATPMVSLLLPLLAVTVLLRRKIKRPS; from the coding sequence GTGGCCGTCGCGCTGAGCCCGGAGGTCCCGGCTCGCACCGTCCGCCAGCAGCTGCGCAAGGCCCGCCGGGCGTCGGTCGCCGCGCGACCGGTCACCGAGGTGCTGCAGGACCTCTACGTGACGGCGTTCGGCATCGTGCTGATCTCGGTGATGGTGGGCCCGCTGGCCCGCGACGCCCTGCAGGACGTCGTCGACCACGGCGGGGCGGGTCAGGCGCCGCACGCGCTCGTGCCCGCGCTGGGTATCGCGCTCGGCCTGGTGTTCGTGGGCACCGGCGTGCGCGCCCTCAACCTCGTCGGGCCGGTGGTCTGCGACCCCGCCCGCGCCACCTGGCTGCTCGCCTCCCCCGTCTCGCGGGCCGGGCTGCTCGGCGCGGCGGCCGGCGCGGCCCTGGCCGGGACGGCCTTCGTCGGCGCCCTCGGTGGGCTCGCGGTGGGACTGCTGCTCTCGTGGCCGGGGGTGGCCTCGGCGGTGGTCGGCGGTTTCGCGGCGGCGTTGCTGGGGCTGCTCGCGATCGGCCTGCAAGGACGGCGCACCGGTGGCCGGTGGATGCGCTGGGGCGGCGACGCGCTGGCGCTGCTGGCCGTCCCCGTCCTGGTCGCCGGGCTGCTCGGGGTGGACGCGCAGCCGGCGACGCCCAGCGCCCGCACCGCCGGTCTCGTCGCGCTGGCCCTCGGCCTGCTGCTGGTGCTCTGCGCGACCCGGCTGTCTCGCGTGCTGGCCCGGCTGCGGCGCACCGACATGGTCGCCGGCACCGGGCTGGCCACCGGGCTGCGGGCCACGGTCACCGCGCTCGACGGGTCGTTCGTCGCCGAGACGCTCCGGCTGCGACGGCTGCTCGAGCGCGGCGTCGTCGGCTCGAAACCCCTGCGCGGCAGTGGCTTCAACGCGCTGGTCGCGGCCGACGTCCGGCGGGTCTCACGGGCCTCGCGCGGGCCACTGGCTGCGCTCGGCGCCACCACCCTGGCGTGGGCGGCGGAGGACCTGTACGGGCGGCTCGGCAGTGTCGTCGTCCTGCTCGTGGTGTGCTGGGCCGGCGCGGGCGCCAGCGCCGCGGGCCTGCGCACGGTGACCCGCAGCCGCGGGCTGGCCCGCTCCCTGCCACTGGCCGACCAGGACCTGCGCCAGGCCCACCTGGTCGTGCCGGCCCTGGTCGCCGCCGTCGTCGCCGAGGTGGGCTGCCTGCTCACCGGCCGCCCCTCGTGGTGGACCCTGGTGCTGACGCTGCTCGCCGCGGCCGGCGTGCTGCGCACCGCGGCCGGGCGCCCCGACATCAAGTGGGAGCTGCAGGCCACCTCACCGATGGGGGCGTTGCCGGTGGGGGCGTTCACCGCGTTCCTGGTCGGGCCGGACGTCGTGGTCGTCGCGGCGCTGCCGTTTCTGGTCGGCGCGACCCCGATGGTCTCGTTGCTGCTGCCGCTGCTGGCCGTGACCGTGCTGCTGCGCCGAAAGATCAAGCGCCCGTCGTGA
- the mctP gene encoding monocarboxylate uptake permease MctP yields the protein MSAAVPAAAAAGNTDINWVALTIVIVLFCLVTVMGFMAARWRRKDASMGSLQEWGLGGRSFGTFITWFLLGGDLYTAYTFVAVPAAMFATGAVTGFFAVPYTIIVYPIIFVFMSRLWSISHTHGYVTPADFVKGRYGSRGLSLAVALTGILATMPYIALQLVGIQAVLEVMGIGGSQNALARDLPLLIAFAVLAAYTYSSGLRAPAMIAFVKDGLIYLVILVAIIYLPQHVGGWGHVFDSAQEKMATVNPVTKKPVGAFIPNTLQFWPYATLALGSAMALFMYPHSITAVLSSKNRNVIRRNASILPAYSFLLGLLALLGFIAIAAGTKPIGLDGLPNPQLVVPQLFEDEFPSWFAGIAFAAIAIGALVPAAIMSIAAANLFTRNIYRDFINPDATHAQEAKVSKIASLLVKVGALLFVFTLDKTLALNFQLLGGVWILQTFPAIVFGLYTRWFHRWALLVGWAVAMVYGSVTAYQQINPATHKHFGSSLANIDVIGQTGYIALTAFVINVVVAAVLTVVFRLVKAPAGEDATKPSDYKADAGDPSVHDLPELSEA from the coding sequence GTGAGCGCCGCGGTGCCGGCGGCGGCCGCGGCGGGCAACACCGACATCAACTGGGTCGCCCTGACCATCGTCATCGTGCTGTTCTGCCTGGTGACCGTGATGGGTTTCATGGCCGCACGCTGGCGGCGCAAGGACGCCAGCATGGGCAGCCTGCAGGAGTGGGGGCTGGGCGGGCGCAGCTTCGGCACGTTCATCACGTGGTTCCTGCTCGGTGGTGACCTCTACACGGCGTACACGTTCGTCGCCGTGCCCGCGGCGATGTTCGCCACCGGAGCCGTGACGGGCTTCTTCGCCGTCCCCTACACGATCATCGTGTACCCGATCATCTTCGTCTTCATGTCCCGCCTGTGGTCGATCTCGCACACCCACGGGTACGTGACGCCGGCCGACTTCGTGAAGGGTCGCTACGGCTCCCGCGGCCTGTCGCTGGCCGTGGCGCTGACCGGCATCCTGGCGACGATGCCGTACATCGCGCTGCAGCTGGTGGGCATCCAGGCGGTGCTCGAGGTCATGGGCATCGGCGGGTCGCAGAACGCGCTGGCCCGCGACCTGCCGCTGCTGATCGCCTTCGCGGTGCTCGCCGCGTACACCTACTCCAGCGGGCTGCGCGCGCCGGCGATGATCGCGTTCGTCAAGGACGGCCTGATCTACCTGGTCATCCTGGTCGCGATCATCTACCTGCCGCAGCACGTCGGCGGCTGGGGCCACGTCTTCGACTCGGCCCAGGAGAAGATGGCCACCGTCAACCCGGTGACCAAGAAGCCGGTGGGCGCGTTCATCCCGAACACGCTGCAGTTCTGGCCCTACGCGACCCTCGCGCTGGGCTCGGCGATGGCGCTCTTCATGTACCCGCACTCCATCACGGCCGTGCTGTCGTCCAAGAACCGCAACGTGATCCGGCGCAACGCCTCGATCCTGCCGGCGTACTCGTTCCTGCTCGGCCTGCTGGCCCTGCTCGGCTTCATCGCCATCGCGGCGGGCACCAAGCCGATCGGGCTGGACGGCCTGCCCAACCCGCAGCTCGTCGTCCCGCAGCTGTTCGAGGACGAGTTCCCGTCCTGGTTCGCCGGGATCGCGTTCGCGGCCATCGCGATCGGCGCGCTCGTGCCGGCGGCGATCATGTCGATCGCAGCGGCGAACCTGTTCACTCGCAACATCTACCGGGACTTCATCAACCCGGACGCGACGCACGCGCAGGAGGCCAAGGTCTCCAAGATCGCGTCCCTGCTGGTCAAGGTCGGCGCGCTGCTGTTCGTGTTCACCCTGGACAAGACGCTGGCGCTGAACTTCCAGCTGCTCGGCGGCGTGTGGATCCTGCAGACGTTCCCGGCCATCGTGTTCGGGCTCTACACCCGCTGGTTCCACCGGTGGGCGCTGCTGGTCGGCTGGGCCGTGGCCATGGTCTACGGGTCCGTCACGGCGTACCAGCAGATCAACCCCGCGACCCACAAGCACTTCGGGTCGTCGCTGGCCAACATCGACGTGATCGGCCAGACCGGCTACATCGCGCTCACCGCCTTCGTGATCAACGTCGTGGTGGCGGCGGTGCTCACCGTCGTCTTCCGGCTGGTGAAGGCACCCGCCGGCGAGGACGCCACGAAGCCCTCCGACTACAAGGCGGACGCCGGCGACCCGAGCGTGCACGACCTGCCGGAGCTCAGCGAGGCCTGA
- a CDS encoding amino acid ABC transporter ATP-binding protein has protein sequence MTTTDQPLVHAVNVHKAFHGTDVLKGIDMDVAAGEVVTLLGPSGSGKTTFLRCINQLETIDGGRIWVDGDLMGYAEKGGRLHTLNDKKIAAQRREIGMVFQRFNLFPHMTATENVMEAPVQVKGESKSDARKRAGELLERVGMSDRSHAYPAQLSGGQQQRVAIARALAMQPKLMLFDEPTSALDPELVGEVLNVMRELANDGMTMIVVTHEMSFAREVADRVVFMDGGVVVEQGDPRQVISNPQHARTKSFLQRMQREEAEGHHGATIEVPADAELATDDAPEV, from the coding sequence ATGACGACCACCGACCAGCCGCTGGTGCACGCGGTCAACGTGCACAAGGCCTTCCACGGCACCGACGTCCTCAAGGGCATCGACATGGACGTCGCCGCCGGCGAGGTCGTGACCCTGCTCGGACCGTCCGGCTCGGGCAAGACGACGTTCCTGCGCTGCATCAACCAGCTCGAGACGATCGACGGCGGCCGCATCTGGGTGGACGGCGACCTGATGGGCTACGCCGAGAAGGGCGGTCGGCTGCACACCCTGAACGACAAGAAGATCGCTGCCCAGCGCCGCGAGATCGGCATGGTGTTCCAGCGGTTCAACCTGTTCCCGCACATGACCGCCACCGAGAACGTGATGGAGGCGCCGGTCCAGGTCAAGGGCGAGAGCAAGTCCGACGCCCGCAAGCGGGCCGGCGAGCTCCTCGAGCGCGTGGGCATGTCGGACCGGTCGCACGCCTATCCGGCGCAGCTGTCCGGCGGCCAGCAGCAGCGGGTCGCCATCGCGCGAGCGCTGGCCATGCAGCCCAAGCTGATGCTGTTCGACGAGCCGACCAGCGCGCTGGACCCCGAGCTCGTCGGCGAGGTGCTCAACGTGATGCGGGAGCTGGCGAACGACGGCATGACGATGATCGTGGTCACGCACGAGATGAGCTTCGCCCGCGAGGTGGCCGACCGGGTGGTCTTCATGGACGGCGGCGTCGTCGTCGAGCAGGGCGACCCGCGCCAGGTCATCTCGAACCCGCAGCACGCCCGCACCAAGTCGTTCCTGCAGCGGATGCAGCGCGAGGAGGCCGAGGGCCATCACGGCGCCACGATCGAGGTGCCCGCGGACGCCGAGCTGGCGACGGACGACGCCCCGGAGGTCTGA
- a CDS encoding S26 family signal peptidase, with the protein MAVVRGRSMSPTLSDGDRLLVRWGSLPRPGQLVVVQLPDGPDGPRPVSVKRATRRDGVGWWVERDNPAEGVDSWLVGAIPDDDVLAVVRCRLWPRPGRASPQPRV; encoded by the coding sequence ATGGCCGTCGTCCGAGGTCGCTCGATGAGCCCGACGCTGTCGGACGGCGACCGGTTGCTGGTGCGCTGGGGGTCGCTCCCCCGCCCCGGCCAGCTGGTCGTCGTCCAGCTGCCGGACGGCCCGGACGGGCCGCGTCCGGTGTCGGTCAAGCGGGCGACCCGGCGCGACGGCGTCGGCTGGTGGGTCGAGCGGGACAACCCCGCCGAGGGCGTGGACTCCTGGCTCGTCGGGGCGATCCCGGACGACGACGTGCTGGCCGTCGTCCGGTGCCGGCTCTGGCCCCGACCTGGTCGCGCGAGCCCGCAGCCCCGCGTATAG
- a CDS encoding DUF3311 domain-containing protein gives MATPAEHEPNAPSPAHRNLPVGLIVVVGVLLALPVVALLWVASYAKETPRLWGFPFFYWYQFLWVFLAAICTSVAYRIVHTFQSRERGDQ, from the coding sequence GTGGCCACACCGGCAGAGCACGAGCCGAACGCACCCAGTCCAGCCCACCGCAACCTGCCCGTCGGGCTGATCGTCGTGGTCGGCGTCCTGCTGGCCCTGCCCGTCGTAGCGCTGCTCTGGGTAGCGAGCTACGCGAAGGAGACCCCGCGGCTGTGGGGCTTCCCCTTCTTCTACTGGTACCAGTTCCTCTGGGTGTTCCTGGCGGCGATCTGCACGTCGGTCGCCTACCGGATCGTGCACACCTTCCAGAGCCGTGAGCGGGGCGACCAGTGA
- a CDS encoding NAD(P)-dependent malic enzyme, with translation MNGPVSAEPLHRPALPEPTYDPSSAVFQHHLGGKLAVTARRPLTGRADLSLAYTPGVAEVSRAIAADPTLADVYTSRANTVAVVTDGTAVLGLGDIGPAAALPVMEGKALLFKHFADVDAVPICLATTDVDELVETVVRLAPTYGGINLEDISAPRCFEVERRLQDLLDIPVFHDDQHGTAIVVLAALRNAARVVGKPLADLRVVVGGAGAAGVAVSRILGRAGVADVVVCDSRGVLHVGRPDLAPHKRRLALGTNPRGVQGALGDALRGADAYVGVSGGTVPEVALAAMAPSAIVFGLANPDPEVHPDVARRYAAVVATGRSDFPNQINNVLAFPGVFRGALDVRAGRVSEAMKLAAAWAIADLVDSPTAVEIVPSVFDERVVPAVSAAVSATARREGLARS, from the coding sequence GTGAACGGACCCGTGTCCGCCGAACCGTTGCATCGTCCTGCCCTGCCCGAACCCACCTACGACCCGAGCTCGGCCGTCTTCCAGCACCACCTCGGCGGCAAGCTCGCGGTCACCGCTCGCCGTCCGTTGACCGGTCGCGCCGACCTGTCCCTGGCCTACACCCCGGGCGTGGCCGAGGTGTCGCGGGCCATCGCGGCCGATCCGACGCTCGCCGACGTCTACACCAGCCGCGCGAACACGGTCGCGGTCGTCACCGACGGGACGGCGGTGCTCGGCCTGGGTGACATCGGACCCGCCGCCGCGCTGCCGGTGATGGAGGGCAAGGCCCTGCTCTTCAAGCACTTCGCGGACGTCGACGCCGTGCCGATCTGCCTGGCCACCACGGACGTCGACGAGCTCGTCGAGACCGTGGTGCGGCTCGCCCCGACGTACGGCGGGATCAACCTGGAGGACATCTCGGCCCCGCGCTGCTTCGAGGTCGAGCGCCGGTTGCAGGACCTGCTGGACATCCCGGTCTTCCACGACGACCAGCACGGGACGGCGATCGTGGTGCTCGCCGCGCTGCGCAACGCCGCGCGGGTGGTCGGCAAGCCGCTGGCCGACCTGCGGGTGGTGGTCGGCGGTGCCGGGGCGGCGGGCGTCGCGGTGAGCCGGATCCTCGGCCGCGCCGGGGTGGCGGACGTGGTGGTGTGCGACTCGCGCGGCGTCCTGCACGTGGGACGGCCCGACCTGGCCCCGCACAAGCGCCGGCTCGCACTCGGGACCAACCCGCGCGGCGTCCAGGGCGCGCTCGGCGACGCGCTGCGCGGCGCCGATGCGTACGTCGGGGTCAGCGGTGGCACGGTGCCCGAGGTCGCGCTGGCCGCGATGGCGCCGTCCGCGATCGTCTTCGGCCTGGCCAACCCCGACCCGGAGGTGCACCCGGACGTCGCCCGCCGGTATGCCGCAGTCGTGGCGACGGGTCGCAGCGACTTCCCGAACCAGATCAACAACGTGCTCGCCTTCCCCGGGGTGTTCCGCGGGGCGCTGGACGTGCGGGCCGGCCGGGTCAGCGAGGCGATGAAGCTGGCCGCGGCGTGGGCGATCGCCGACCTCGTCGACTCGCCGACGGCGGTGGAGATCGTGCCGAGCGTGTTCGACGAGCGCGTCGTCCCGGCGGTGTCGGCGGCCGTCTCGGCCACCGCGCGCCGCGAGGGCCTCGCCCGGAGCTAG
- the sodN gene encoding superoxide dismutase, Ni — translation MLPRLFARTVEVSAHCDLPCGVYDPAQAKIEAESVKAIIGKMKDNSDPEFIARAVLIKEQRSELVKHHLWVLWTDYFKPPHFEKYPQLHTLFNEATKLAGAAGTKGSSDAGKADELLAKIDEIADIFWETKKAA, via the coding sequence ATGCTTCCCCGCCTGTTCGCCCGCACCGTCGAGGTCAGCGCCCACTGCGACCTCCCCTGCGGCGTCTACGACCCCGCCCAGGCCAAGATCGAGGCCGAGTCGGTCAAGGCCATCATCGGCAAGATGAAGGACAACTCCGACCCGGAGTTCATCGCCCGCGCGGTGCTCATCAAGGAGCAGCGTTCCGAGCTGGTCAAGCACCACCTCTGGGTGCTGTGGACCGACTACTTCAAGCCCCCGCACTTCGAGAAGTACCCGCAGCTGCACACGCTGTTCAACGAGGCGACGAAGCTCGCGGGTGCCGCCGGCACCAAGGGCAGCTCGGACGCCGGCAAGGCCGACGAGCTGCTGGCCAAGATCGACGAGATCGCCGACATCTTCTGGGAGACCAAGAAGGCGGCGTGA
- a CDS encoding ABC transporter ATP-binding protein — MSKVPHVPEADPRTSGPASGTPGLVATQVRKLFGERAVVDGISLQVDPGEVLALVGGNGSGKTTLLRILTGAIDPDDGEVTWQGRSLDESDPWVRREVAVLLDDAETFPDLSVLEHVELLARAFGLDDARPHAQQVLDEVGLTRQAGQLPTSLSSGQRHRLGLASVLVRPAGLVVLDEPEQRLDDAGRTWLSERLRRLADDGAAIVLASHDEQLVEDVAHLVLELG; from the coding sequence GTGAGCAAGGTCCCGCACGTGCCGGAGGCCGACCCCAGGACGTCGGGGCCGGCCTCCGGCACGCCTGGGCTGGTCGCCACGCAGGTGCGCAAGCTGTTCGGCGAGCGCGCCGTGGTCGACGGCATCAGCCTGCAGGTCGACCCCGGCGAGGTGCTCGCCCTGGTCGGCGGCAACGGGTCCGGCAAGACCACGCTGCTGCGCATCCTGACCGGCGCGATCGACCCGGACGACGGCGAGGTGACCTGGCAGGGCCGCTCGCTGGACGAGTCGGACCCCTGGGTGCGCCGCGAGGTCGCTGTGCTGCTGGACGACGCCGAGACCTTCCCCGACCTGTCGGTCCTCGAGCACGTCGAGCTGCTGGCCCGGGCGTTCGGCCTGGACGACGCCCGCCCGCACGCGCAGCAGGTGCTCGACGAGGTCGGCCTGACCCGGCAGGCCGGTCAGCTGCCGACGTCGCTGTCCAGCGGGCAGCGGCACCGCCTCGGGCTGGCCAGCGTGCTGGTCCGCCCGGCCGGGCTGGTCGTCCTGGACGAGCCCGAGCAGCGCCTGGACGACGCCGGCCGGACGTGGCTGAGCGAGCGGCTGCGCCGCCTGGCCGACGACGGCGCCGCGATCGTGCTGGCCAGCCACGACGAGCAGCTGGTCGAGGACGTCGCGCACCTCGTCCTCGAGCTCGGCTGA
- a CDS encoding alkaline phosphatase D family protein, with amino-acid sequence MNPAATPATTPAETAAQRAEIVVGPVLRYVDQTTATVWVETDRACEVEVLGHRTTTWDLYGHHFAIVVVEGLEPASRTPYEVRLDGDLAWPEPGSPHPPSIIRTLGAEHLARIAFGSCRRAAPFDRQALKAVGADALVALSERMMGDDSRHAPDLLLLVGDQVYADDPSPALKKRLRELHDHGQREATAEGPDSGDVREEIVDFEEYTWLYHESWRTPAVRWLLSTVPTCMILDDHDLRDDWNSSWSWRQEMTQKDWWHDRVVGAFSSYWVYQHLGNLSPGELAQDEVYDALRGAPDGPTRERLLADFVVRADENPDTARWSFHRDLGRTRLVVLDSRCSRRLTPGDRAIVDDKEWAWFEEVTDADVDHLLIGTSLPVLLLHGVHALEGWSEAVAEGAWGAWGEKLGEQVRLKVDLEHWAAFRNSFDAMVTRVREIGTRAEPPASVLWLSGDVHCSYLATADVAGVDPAGTTVRQLTMSPFRNPLGPMIRTANSWLDRGAARSLLGWLARRAGVREPAMTWDVDHGPWFDNGVMTVVLDGRSAAVEVEHARVVSGRQVLDRTATLPLTTARPA; translated from the coding sequence GTGAACCCAGCCGCCACCCCAGCCACCACCCCAGCCGAGACCGCCGCCCAGCGCGCCGAGATCGTCGTCGGACCCGTCCTGCGCTACGTCGACCAGACCACCGCCACCGTCTGGGTGGAGACCGACCGGGCCTGCGAGGTCGAGGTGCTCGGGCACCGGACGACCACCTGGGACCTGTACGGCCACCACTTCGCGATCGTCGTGGTCGAGGGCCTCGAGCCCGCCAGCCGCACGCCGTACGAGGTCCGCCTGGACGGCGACCTGGCCTGGCCCGAGCCCGGCTCCCCGCACCCGCCGAGCATCATCCGCACGCTCGGGGCGGAGCACCTGGCGCGGATCGCCTTCGGCTCCTGCCGCCGCGCCGCGCCCTTCGACCGCCAGGCGCTCAAGGCGGTGGGCGCCGACGCCCTGGTCGCGCTGTCCGAGCGGATGATGGGAGACGACTCGCGGCACGCCCCCGACCTGCTGCTGCTGGTCGGCGACCAGGTCTACGCCGACGACCCGTCGCCGGCGCTGAAGAAGCGGCTGCGGGAGCTGCACGACCACGGCCAGCGCGAAGCCACGGCCGAGGGTCCGGACAGCGGCGACGTCCGCGAGGAGATCGTCGACTTCGAGGAGTACACCTGGCTGTACCACGAGTCGTGGCGCACCCCGGCGGTGCGCTGGCTGCTGTCCACGGTCCCGACGTGCATGATCCTGGACGACCACGACCTGCGCGACGACTGGAACAGCTCGTGGTCGTGGCGGCAGGAGATGACCCAGAAGGACTGGTGGCACGACCGGGTGGTCGGGGCGTTCTCGTCGTACTGGGTCTACCAGCACCTGGGCAACCTGTCCCCCGGCGAGCTGGCGCAGGACGAGGTGTACGACGCGCTCCGCGGCGCGCCCGACGGCCCCACCCGCGAACGGCTCCTGGCGGACTTCGTGGTGCGCGCCGACGAGAACCCCGACACCGCACGCTGGAGCTTCCACCGCGACCTCGGCCGCACCCGGCTGGTCGTGCTCGACTCCCGCTGCTCGCGCCGGCTGACCCCGGGCGACCGAGCCATCGTGGACGACAAGGAGTGGGCGTGGTTCGAGGAGGTCACCGACGCGGACGTCGACCACCTGCTGATCGGGACGTCGCTGCCGGTGCTCCTGCTGCACGGGGTGCACGCGCTGGAGGGCTGGAGCGAGGCCGTCGCCGAGGGGGCATGGGGGGCCTGGGGCGAGAAGCTCGGCGAGCAGGTCCGGCTCAAGGTCGACCTGGAGCACTGGGCCGCGTTCCGGAACTCCTTCGACGCGATGGTGACCCGGGTCCGTGAGATCGGCACGCGCGCCGAGCCGCCGGCCAGCGTGCTGTGGCTGTCCGGCGACGTGCACTGCTCCTACCTGGCGACGGCCGACGTGGCCGGCGTCGACCCCGCTGGCACCACCGTCCGGCAGCTCACCATGTCGCCCTTCCGCAACCCGCTCGGGCCGATGATCCGGACGGCCAACTCGTGGCTGGACCGCGGCGCGGCTCGCTCGCTGCTCGGCTGGCTGGCCCGGCGGGCCGGGGTCCGCGAGCCCGCGATGACCTGGGACGTCGACCACGGGCCGTGGTTCGACAACGGCGTCATGACGGTCGTGCTGGACGGGCGGTCGGCCGCCGTGGAGGTCGAGCACGCGCGCGTCGTCTCCGGCCGCCAGGTGCTGGACCGCACGGCGACCCTGCCGCTGACGACGGCCCGCCCGGCCTGA
- a CDS encoding ABC transporter substrate-binding protein has translation MLLRSRGLAAAVLFGAGAALSLSACGSDSLSKDSGSSSSQTVASATVDSALVAKLPEKVKTAKKIVVGTDASYAPSEFLAADGKTVEGFDVDLFKAVGQKFGVDVEFVPSSFDSIIAGTNTGKYDVGVSSFTINDKRKEQANMVSYYSAGTQWATAKGNPKKVSPDSACGLKVAVQTGTTQEQDDLPKKQAACKSAGKPAIVIQSYQGQDEATAAVATGKADAMLADSPVGAYAVQKSDGALMTVGDIYDSAPYGYVLPKTETDFAQAIADALKSLKADGTYDKVLSKWGVQSGGISDFAVNP, from the coding sequence GTGTTGTTGCGTTCCCGTGGTCTGGCTGCCGCCGTCCTGTTCGGTGCAGGCGCCGCGCTGTCCCTGTCCGCCTGTGGTTCGGACTCGCTGTCCAAGGATTCTGGGAGCTCGAGCTCGCAGACCGTGGCGTCGGCGACCGTGGACTCAGCGCTGGTCGCGAAGCTGCCGGAGAAGGTCAAGACCGCCAAGAAGATCGTCGTGGGCACGGATGCCTCCTACGCGCCGAGCGAGTTCCTGGCGGCAGACGGCAAGACCGTCGAGGGCTTCGACGTCGACCTGTTCAAGGCGGTCGGCCAGAAGTTCGGGGTGGACGTCGAGTTCGTCCCCTCGTCCTTCGACTCGATCATCGCCGGCACCAACACCGGCAAGTACGACGTCGGGGTCTCGTCGTTCACCATCAACGACAAGCGCAAGGAGCAGGCCAACATGGTCAGCTACTACAGCGCGGGCACGCAGTGGGCGACGGCCAAGGGCAACCCCAAGAAGGTCTCGCCGGACAGCGCCTGCGGCCTGAAGGTCGCGGTCCAGACCGGCACCACCCAGGAGCAGGACGACCTGCCGAAGAAGCAGGCTGCGTGCAAGTCCGCCGGCAAGCCGGCCATCGTCATCCAGTCCTACCAGGGCCAGGACGAGGCGACCGCGGCCGTGGCGACCGGAAAGGCTGACGCGATGCTCGCCGACTCCCCGGTCGGCGCGTACGCGGTGCAGAAGTCCGACGGTGCGCTGATGACCGTCGGCGACATCTACGACTCGGCTCCGTACGGGTACGTCCTGCCCAAGACCGAGACGGACTTCGCCCAGGCGATCGCTGACGCCCTCAAGTCGCTCAAGGCAGACGGCACCTACGACAAGGTGCTGAGCAAGTGGGGCGTCCAGTCCGGCGGGATCAGCGACTTCGCCGTCAACCCGTGA